Proteins found in one Aquibium microcysteis genomic segment:
- the ngg gene encoding N-acetylglutaminylglutamine synthetase, which produces MAKTKTAEPRRNTGKAERALGHRLKRLRTESQKPPIGPHAGEAGPTRHSVALDCGWGRLLFSQTYPDNPSIIDALSHEGDKRRDIAFYVRDPHVLLSLAPQETFLDPSHTYRLDLSTYRASRRKPKSFFIRRLASQVDADAVNTIYAARNMVTVSPDFFWANRDSRSITYIVAEDETTGDVIGTVTGVDHQRLFGDPERGSSLWCLAVDPQCRHPGVGEMLVRRLAEHFQARGAAFMDLSVMHDNEQAIALYEKLGFRRVPIFAVKRKNPINERLFAGPIQGYDELNPYARIIVDEARRRGIQVEVTDAAGGFFSLAYGGRSVHCRESLSEMTSGVAVSICDDKAVTRRVVERAGLKVPDQIAVESDGDEAIAAFLARHGSIVVKPARGEQGRGVSVGLETPEDTRAAIRTALEVCDRVLLEACFQGEDLRLVVIDYKLVAAAIRRPPCVIGDGEHDLRTLIERQSRRRAAATGGESTIPVDADTGRCLAGQGLSLDTVLEAGREIVVRKTANLHTGGSIHDVTGIVHPRLVDAACAAARAIKIPVVGIDFMVRRATEPDYVFIEANERPGLANHEPQPTAQRFIDLLFPHSRPIPASQSPSGRPEQSP; this is translated from the coding sequence ATGGCGAAGACGAAGACGGCGGAACCCCGCCGCAACACCGGCAAGGCCGAGCGCGCGCTCGGCCACCGGCTCAAGCGGCTGCGCACCGAATCGCAGAAGCCGCCGATCGGCCCGCATGCGGGCGAAGCCGGGCCGACGCGGCATTCGGTGGCGCTCGACTGCGGCTGGGGACGGCTCCTGTTCTCGCAGACCTATCCCGACAACCCGTCCATCATCGACGCCCTGTCGCACGAGGGTGACAAGCGGCGCGACATCGCCTTCTACGTGCGCGACCCCCATGTGCTGCTGTCGCTGGCGCCGCAGGAGACCTTCCTCGACCCCTCGCACACCTATCGCCTCGACCTCTCGACCTACCGGGCGAGCCGCCGCAAGCCGAAGAGCTTCTTCATCCGTCGCCTCGCCTCGCAGGTCGATGCGGATGCCGTCAACACCATCTATGCGGCGCGCAACATGGTGACCGTGAGCCCGGACTTCTTCTGGGCCAACCGCGACAGCCGTTCCATCACCTATATCGTGGCGGAGGACGAGACGACGGGGGACGTGATCGGCACGGTGACGGGGGTTGACCACCAGCGGCTGTTCGGGGACCCGGAGCGCGGTTCCTCCCTCTGGTGCCTTGCCGTCGACCCGCAGTGCCGTCATCCCGGCGTCGGCGAGATGCTGGTGCGCCGACTGGCCGAGCATTTCCAGGCGCGAGGTGCGGCCTTCATGGACCTGTCGGTCATGCACGACAACGAACAGGCCATCGCGCTCTACGAGAAGCTGGGCTTCCGCCGCGTGCCGATCTTCGCCGTCAAGCGCAAGAATCCGATCAACGAGAGGCTCTTCGCCGGGCCGATCCAGGGCTATGACGAGCTCAACCCCTATGCGCGCATCATCGTCGACGAGGCGCGCCGCCGCGGCATTCAGGTCGAGGTCACCGATGCGGCGGGCGGCTTCTTCAGTCTCGCCTATGGCGGGCGCTCGGTGCACTGCCGCGAGAGCCTGTCGGAAATGACCTCCGGCGTGGCGGTGTCGATCTGCGACGACAAGGCCGTGACGCGCCGCGTGGTTGAGCGGGCCGGCTTGAAGGTCCCGGACCAGATCGCCGTCGAGAGCGATGGCGACGAGGCCATCGCGGCGTTTCTCGCCAGGCACGGCAGCATCGTGGTCAAGCCCGCGCGCGGCGAGCAGGGGCGGGGCGTGTCGGTCGGGCTCGAGACGCCGGAGGACACGCGCGCGGCCATCCGGACTGCGCTCGAGGTCTGCGACAGGGTGCTGCTGGAAGCCTGCTTCCAGGGCGAGGACCTGCGTCTCGTCGTCATCGACTACAAGCTGGTCGCCGCCGCGATCCGCCGCCCGCCCTGCGTGATCGGCGACGGGGAACACGACCTGCGCACGTTGATCGAGCGCCAGTCGCGGCGGCGCGCGGCCGCGACGGGCGGCGAGAGCACCATCCCGGTCGACGCCGACACCGGGCGGTGCCTGGCAGGCCAGGGGCTGTCGCTGGACACGGTGCTCGAGGCCGGGCGCGAAATCGTCGTGCGCAAGACGGCCAACCTCCACACCGGCGGCTCCATCCACGACGTCACCGGCATCGTCCACCCGCGCCTGGTCGACGCCGCCTGCGCCGCGGCCCGCGCCATCAAGATCCCGGTCGTCGGCATCGACTTCATGGTCCGGCGCGCCACCGAGCCGGACTACGTCTTCATCGAGGCGAACGAACGGCCGGGGCTCGCCAACCACGAGCCGCAGCCGACGGCACAGCGTTTCATCGATCTCCTGTTTCCGCATTCCCGGCCGATTCCCGCGTCGCAGTCGCCATCCGGCCGCCCGGAGCAGTCGCCGTGA